A section of the Methanococcus vannielii SB genome encodes:
- a CDS encoding site-specific DNA-methyltransferase gives MDIEKLPLKTENLVTENVLKLGEIFPEILTEIEKDGKSIKTINLEKLKELVGDYADKNSEIYELTWAGKQNARRVATESTTNTLRPVIEDSVDFENTENLYIEGDNLEVLKILRKSYSNSIKCIYIDPPYNTGKDFVYKDNFSMSKEDYEAEAGAIDEEGNRLIKNTGTDGRFHSNWLNMMYPRLQLAYKLLKKDGVIFISIDDNEVDNLKKVCNEIFGENNFIAQLVWENKEGGGSSDSKFFRIKHEYILVYTKSIELAELKGEFKKEDSSYAYSDEFVEERGRYKLIKLNSFSIQYSKSLDYEIEMPNGEKVTPSENGKRGCWRWSKTKFEWGIKNNFIEFKENTDGKLWVYTKQYFKLDHNGNPITRSVPHRGVIAKYSSTQATKQMEKIFGKKMFDYSKPYDLIQFLGLLATDKDDTILDFFSGSATTAHAVMQLNAEDNGSRKFIMVQLPEEVEEGTEAFKAGYKNICEIGKERIRRAAKKIQEENSDKDLSNVDFGFRVFKLDESNMKDTYYSPEKITQTTLINFKDTIKEDRTEEDLIYQVLLNMGIPISAKIEINTIQNKKVFVINSGWLVGCFDQNIDLNLIRELAEIKSEISGLKPKFVFRESSFKNDSEMINTMEYLKTKLFKTDAELKSNVKVI, from the coding sequence ATGGATATTGAAAAATTACCGCTGAAAACTGAAAATTTAGTAACTGAAAATGTATTAAAATTAGGTGAAATTTTTCCAGAAATTTTAACTGAAATTGAAAAAGATGGGAAATCAATTAAAACAATTAATTTGGAAAAACTAAAAGAATTGGTTGGCGACTATGCAGATAAAAATTCTGAAATTTATGAACTGACGTGGGCAGGAAAACAAAATGCGAGAAGAGTTGCAACTGAAAGTACAACAAATACCCTTAGACCAGTAATTGAAGACTCTGTTGACTTTGAAAATACTGAAAATTTATACATTGAAGGAGATAATTTAGAAGTTTTAAAAATCCTAAGAAAATCATATTCAAATTCAATTAAATGTATCTACATCGATCCACCATATAATACTGGAAAAGACTTCGTTTACAAAGATAATTTTTCAATGAGTAAAGAAGATTATGAAGCAGAAGCAGGAGCAATAGACGAAGAAGGAAACAGACTAATTAAAAATACGGGAACTGATGGAAGATTCCACAGTAACTGGTTAAACATGATGTATCCAAGATTGCAACTTGCATATAAACTTCTAAAAAAAGATGGAGTTATCTTCATATCTATTGATGACAACGAAGTTGATAATCTAAAAAAAGTGTGTAATGAAATATTTGGGGAAAATAACTTTATTGCTCAATTAGTTTGGGAGAATAAAGAAGGAGGAGGAAGTTCAGATAGTAAATTTTTCAGAATAAAACACGAGTATATTTTAGTATATACAAAATCGATTGAATTAGCTGAACTTAAAGGAGAGTTCAAAAAAGAAGATTCCTCATACGCCTATTCAGATGAGTTTGTTGAAGAAAGAGGAAGATATAAGTTAATTAAACTTAATAGTTTTAGCATACAGTATTCAAAATCATTAGATTATGAAATTGAAATGCCGAATGGTGAGAAGGTAACCCCTTCAGAAAATGGCAAAAGAGGTTGTTGGAGATGGTCAAAAACTAAATTTGAATGGGGCATCAAGAATAATTTCATAGAATTTAAAGAGAATACTGATGGAAAACTATGGGTATATACTAAACAATATTTTAAATTAGATCATAATGGTAATCCAATAACAAGATCAGTCCCTCATAGAGGAGTTATAGCTAAATATTCCAGTACTCAAGCGACAAAGCAAATGGAAAAAATATTCGGTAAAAAAATGTTTGATTATTCTAAGCCTTATGATTTGATACAATTTCTTGGTTTATTGGCTACCGATAAAGACGACACAATCCTTGACTTCTTCTCAGGATCAGCAACTACTGCTCATGCAGTTATGCAACTAAATGCTGAAGATAATGGAAGTCGTAAGTTCATTATGGTTCAATTACCTGAAGAAGTAGAGGAAGGAACTGAGGCTTTTAAAGCAGGATATAAAAACATCTGTGAAATAGGTAAAGAAAGAATAAGAAGAGCTGCTAAAAAAATCCAAGAAGAAAATAGTGATAAGGATTTATCCAATGTTGATTTTGGATTTAGAGTATTTAAATTGGATGAATCAAACATGAAAGATACATATTACAGCCCTGAAAAAATTACGCAGACCACATTGATTAATTTCAAAGATACGATTAAAGAAGACAGAACTGAAGAAGATTTGATTTACCAAGTTCTTTTGAACATGGGAATTCCAATTTCTGCAAAAATCGAAATTAATACAATACAAAATAAAAAAGTATTTGTTATAAATTCTGGCTGGTTAGTTGGGTGTTTTGATCAGAACATTGATTTAAATTTAATTAGAGAATTAGCCGAAATAAAATCAGAAATTTCTGGATTAAAACCAAAATTCGTATTTAGGGAATCTTCATTTAAAAACGATTCAGAAATGATTAATACAATGGAATATTTAAAAACAAAATTATTCAAGACCGATGCTGAACTTAAATCAAACGTTAAGGTGATTTAA
- a CDS encoding restriction endonuclease, with product MKHLHYKKQDFQEHAVNAVCDIFEGEMGAVSKYILDKEKSNLKDWTGTDKNIYAFRNEKINLSNELLLKNINEIQKRNGIFGSEVAESMDKANLNITIEMETGTGKTYTYINTIFELNKRYNWTKFIIVVPSIAIREGVYKSFEDMEEHFLAIYGKKINYFVFNSSKINDVMSFARDDGINVMIINNQAFNKTESNTIHNSNNEYGVAPIEYINTTNPIMIIDEPQSVEGKGKTKTKDVLSEFKPLFTLRYSATHRELYTLVYRLDAVDAFNKKLVKRIEVKGIEVKGGNATHGYFLVDEILTSKGNPKARIEIDISTSKRQLKKVEDGDNIYEKYAQLEQYKDWVIDKVDGRNNCVVVRTPEGDKTFDQGVIYGKPDKMYQRRIQIRELIKSHLNKESMNYKNGIKTISLFFIDEVAKYRQYADDGNQVNGEYAEIFVQEYTSIISEFLEENPELNDYLGKISVDDTHKGYFSIDKKSKQLKNPDLKGKGKEKTCSDPDTFELIMKDKKRLLDLKNPVRFLFSHSALKEGWDNPNVFQICILRDNESTEIKRRQEVGRGLRLCVNQNGERIDSSFEGIDVDKTNVLTIIANESYESFANALQSEFNESLKIRPTKFSVEFLKTQNINGTQISPDLANKIHYSFVINQYLTEDNEFTEKFRTDLETNDIKISESLKEYSKEIIELSKKVVNNKIDISKASGKSDVRSHIKLEKLNDPEFDKLWNYISTKSYYTVDFDTKELIKNSVAKINEKLTVSSVYVELRTGITKKEHENTVEFEEKKLDTISVENAISKNIKFDLISQIVDKTRLTKNTIIEILTNITQEKFECFKKNPEEFIKNISNLINHEKAVIIENNIVYHKADEKIPKDIFENILKLNPEKYIETPNNYLYDKLEYDSVDPEKKIGEEMDIYNNLIVFTKLPKNKYNIETPVGKFSPDWLMVFKKDTVSHAYCVFESKGSLVEADRREIENIKIDCAKKHFSAISNEKIIFDAVTSVDNVIDSIKPKATV from the coding sequence TTGAAACATTTGCATTATAAAAAGCAGGACTTTCAAGAACATGCAGTAAATGCAGTCTGCGATATTTTTGAAGGGGAAATGGGTGCAGTTTCAAAATATATTTTGGATAAAGAAAAATCAAATTTAAAAGACTGGACTGGAACCGACAAAAATATCTACGCATTTAGAAATGAAAAAATTAATCTTTCAAATGAACTCCTTTTGAAAAACATAAATGAAATTCAAAAAAGAAATGGTATTTTTGGAAGTGAAGTTGCTGAATCAATGGATAAAGCTAATTTAAATATAACTATTGAAATGGAAACTGGAACTGGAAAAACCTATACATACATTAATACAATTTTTGAATTGAATAAAAGATACAACTGGACTAAATTTATTATCGTAGTTCCAAGTATCGCAATTCGAGAAGGTGTTTATAAATCATTTGAAGATATGGAAGAACATTTTTTAGCGATATATGGTAAAAAAATAAATTATTTTGTATTCAATTCATCAAAAATAAACGATGTAATGAGTTTTGCACGAGATGACGGAATTAATGTAATGATTATCAATAATCAGGCTTTTAATAAAACTGAAAGTAATACAATACATAATTCTAATAATGAATATGGTGTTGCACCTATTGAATACATCAATACCACAAACCCGATAATGATAATTGACGAACCCCAATCTGTTGAGGGTAAGGGAAAAACCAAAACAAAAGATGTTTTAAGCGAATTTAAACCATTATTTACTTTAAGGTACTCTGCAACACATAGGGAATTATATACGCTTGTTTACAGGTTAGATGCAGTAGATGCATTTAACAAAAAACTGGTTAAACGAATTGAAGTTAAGGGAATTGAAGTTAAAGGTGGAAATGCAACACATGGCTACTTTTTAGTCGATGAAATATTAACCAGCAAGGGTAACCCAAAAGCAAGAATTGAAATTGATATTTCAACATCCAAAAGACAGTTAAAAAAAGTAGAGGATGGCGACAATATTTATGAAAAATATGCACAATTAGAACAATATAAAGATTGGGTTATCGATAAAGTTGACGGAAGAAATAATTGTGTTGTTGTAAGAACACCTGAAGGAGATAAAACATTTGATCAAGGCGTAATTTATGGAAAACCTGATAAAATGTATCAAAGAAGAATTCAAATTAGGGAATTGATAAAATCCCACCTAAATAAAGAATCTATGAATTACAAAAACGGGATAAAAACAATATCTCTTTTCTTTATTGACGAAGTTGCAAAATATAGACAATATGCTGATGACGGAAATCAAGTAAATGGTGAATATGCTGAAATTTTTGTTCAGGAATATACTTCAATAATTTCAGAATTTTTAGAAGAAAATCCCGAATTAAATGATTATTTGGGAAAAATTTCAGTAGATGATACACATAAAGGATACTTTTCAATTGATAAAAAATCTAAACAACTTAAAAATCCAGATTTAAAAGGTAAGGGGAAAGAAAAAACTTGTAGTGACCCCGATACTTTTGAATTAATTATGAAAGATAAAAAAAGACTGCTTGATCTTAAAAACCCAGTCCGGTTTTTGTTTTCCCACTCAGCACTTAAAGAAGGTTGGGATAACCCAAACGTTTTCCAAATTTGTATATTAAGAGATAATGAATCTACCGAAATAAAACGAAGACAAGAAGTCGGCCGTGGGTTAAGACTTTGTGTAAACCAAAATGGGGAAAGAATAGACAGTAGTTTTGAAGGAATTGATGTAGATAAAACAAATGTACTTACAATTATTGCAAATGAATCTTATGAATCCTTTGCAAACGCATTGCAGTCAGAATTTAATGAAAGTTTAAAAATTAGGCCTACTAAATTTAGTGTCGAATTCCTTAAAACCCAGAATATTAATGGAACACAAATATCTCCGGATTTAGCAAATAAAATTCACTATTCATTTGTAATAAATCAGTATTTAACTGAAGATAATGAATTTACGGAAAAATTCAGAACTGATTTGGAAACTAACGATATAAAAATCTCTGAATCATTAAAAGAGTATTCTAAAGAAATTATTGAACTATCTAAAAAAGTAGTAAACAATAAAATAGATATAAGTAAGGCATCTGGAAAATCGGACGTACGATCACACATAAAACTTGAAAAATTAAATGATCCCGAATTTGACAAATTGTGGAATTATATAAGTACTAAAAGTTATTACACAGTGGATTTTGATACAAAAGAATTGATTAAAAATTCAGTAGCTAAAATCAATGAAAAATTGACTGTAAGTTCAGTATATGTAGAATTACGTACCGGAATAACAAAAAAAGAACATGAAAATACTGTTGAATTTGAAGAAAAAAAGTTAGATACTATTTCAGTAGAAAATGCCATCTCAAAAAACATTAAATTTGATTTAATTTCACAGATTGTTGACAAAACAAGGCTTACAAAAAATACAATTATTGAAATATTAACCAATATAACGCAGGAAAAATTTGAATGTTTTAAGAAAAATCCGGAAGAATTTATAAAAAATATTTCAAATTTGATAAATCACGAAAAAGCAGTAATCATTGAAAATAATATCGTATACCATAAAGCTGATGAAAAAATTCCAAAAGATATTTTTGAAAATATTTTAAAATTAAACCCTGAAAAGTATATTGAAACGCCAAATAATTATCTTTATGATAAGTTAGAGTACGATTCAGTGGATCCAGAAAAGAAAATAGGGGAAGAAATGGATATTTATAATAATCTAATAGTATTTACAAAACTTCCTAAAAATAAATACAATATTGAAACACCAGTTGGTAAATTTAGTCCGGATTGGTTAATGGTATTTAAAAAAGATACTGTTTCGCACGCTTACTGTGTTTTTGAATCTAAAGGAAGTTTAGTTGAAGCTGACCGGCGAGAAATTGAAAATATAAAAATAGACTGTGCAAAAAAACATTTTTCAGCAATATCGAATGAAAAAATTATATTTGATGCAGTTACCAGCGTAGATAATGTAATTGACTCTATAAAACCAAAAGCTACAGTATAG
- the sucD gene encoding succinate--CoA ligase subunit alpha, with translation MILLDENTRAVVQGITGNQGRFHTQNMLECKTNIVAGVTPGKAGQDVYGIPVYDTVLETVEKYDVNASVIFIPAPFVKDAAYEAIDAGIELVTIITEHVPIQDSMDIVSYGKKHGVNIIGPNTPGLASPKVGKLGIIPMNILKEGNIGMISRSGTLTYEIASQLTISGHGQSTCVGIGGDPVTGLRYIEVLEMFEKDRETDAIIMVGEIGGNAEENAAEKMVSKMKKPVISYIAGQSAPEGKRMGHAGAIIEKGVGTAKSKMEALENSGAYVAKRISDIPLILKEII, from the coding sequence TTGATACTTTTAGACGAAAACACTAGAGCAGTTGTTCAGGGAATTACGGGAAATCAAGGGCGATTTCACACACAAAATATGCTTGAATGTAAAACAAATATTGTTGCTGGAGTCACACCTGGAAAAGCAGGTCAAGATGTTTACGGAATTCCAGTTTACGATACGGTACTTGAAACTGTTGAAAAATACGACGTAAATGCATCAGTTATATTTATTCCCGCACCATTTGTAAAAGATGCGGCATATGAAGCAATTGATGCAGGAATAGAACTTGTAACAATTATTACCGAACACGTGCCAATCCAAGATTCAATGGATATAGTTTCATACGGAAAAAAACACGGCGTAAATATAATTGGGCCAAATACTCCTGGCTTAGCATCTCCAAAAGTGGGAAAACTTGGAATTATCCCAATGAATATCCTAAAAGAAGGAAATATTGGAATGATTTCAAGAAGTGGTACTTTAACATATGAAATTGCAAGTCAGCTTACAATTTCAGGGCATGGCCAATCAACTTGCGTTGGAATTGGTGGAGACCCGGTAACTGGTTTAAGGTACATTGAAGTTTTAGAAATGTTCGAAAAAGACCGTGAAACTGATGCAATTATTATGGTTGGAGAAATTGGTGGAAATGCAGAAGAAAATGCTGCAGAGAAAATGGTTTCAAAGATGAAAAAACCAGTAATTTCATATATTGCAGGACAATCTGCTCCTGAAGGAAAAAGAATGGGCCATGCAGGTGCAATTATTGAAAAAGGCGTTGGAACTGCAAAGAGTAAAATGGAAGCACTTGAAAATTCTGGTGCATATGTTGCAAAAAGAATTTCTGATATTCCACTTATTTTAAAAGAAATTATTTAA
- the topA gene encoding DNA topoisomerase I has protein sequence MTGLIICEKPNVAKKIAEALGKPKKKSHNSVPYYELERNGEDIIVASAVGHLYTLQEKEKTKFGDYPVYDIEWVPASTLDDKKYIQKYIDTLKKVSKEASKFYVATDFDIEGELIGYHALSHACGQKNAHRLRFSSLTKKEIIKSFENPNQIDFGLVDAGDSRHKIDWYFGINVSRALMQAVSSAKRWKTLSTGRVQGPALAFLVDKEIEIKNFIPTPYWVLEAVLDNNLKALHELEKFTDEKRAKEAYEKVKNEKEALVTEIKKTLKSIPPNVPFDLGALQREAHNVFRFSPKKTQEVAQKLYEKGYCSYPRTSSQKLPDDKAYMDEVLKNLSKNKEYSKYIELILSEGRKPVDGKKDDPAHPAIHAVDVPKENLPDDELKLYELIARRTIALYLDDAKREYSKISLEINGEPFKLNGSRTIEEGWHELYYFTKFDEIELPTLKKKDLLRINEIAFEEKETKPPKRYTMASIIKELEKRTLGTKATRADILEKLTKRGYVIDDGSLTVTELGIGVTETLRKFCPEIVEETLTRDLENKLELIQDKKIKKETVIKETKDKLTKILGEFKLKEKEVGNELVEKLDSTNRSMQVIGKCKCGGDMIIIRTKGKKRFVGCSNYPECEITFPIPQKGRIKVINEVCKTCENPIIGLDSIKICVNPDCKTRISEEDRKEMEKAALEEKSCPKCGGKLSIKKGPYGVFRGCENYPKCKYTEKLNGESNEKEVIGKCPKCGNDLLKRKGRFGDFIGCSNYPKCRYTEKIEKKKEGDLEDKIEVTKEKVKAKETLKSEKNLDKTLDNPKPKRTKTASKKKKEELKN, from the coding sequence ATGACCGGACTAATTATTTGTGAAAAGCCAAATGTTGCTAAAAAAATTGCTGAAGCCCTTGGAAAGCCAAAGAAAAAGTCCCACAATTCTGTTCCATATTATGAACTTGAAAGGAATGGGGAAGATATAATTGTAGCTTCCGCCGTAGGTCATCTATATACGCTACAGGAAAAAGAAAAGACAAAATTTGGCGATTATCCAGTATATGATATAGAATGGGTTCCAGCATCAACTCTTGACGATAAAAAGTACATTCAAAAATATATTGACACACTTAAAAAGGTTTCAAAAGAGGCCAGCAAGTTTTACGTTGCAACGGACTTTGATATAGAAGGGGAATTGATTGGATACCATGCATTATCTCATGCATGCGGTCAAAAAAATGCACATAGATTAAGATTTTCAAGTTTAACGAAAAAAGAAATCATAAAATCCTTTGAAAATCCAAACCAGATCGATTTTGGACTTGTTGATGCAGGGGATAGTCGGCATAAAATAGACTGGTATTTTGGTATAAATGTATCAAGGGCATTAATGCAGGCGGTAAGCTCCGCTAAAAGATGGAAAACATTAAGTACAGGGCGTGTTCAAGGGCCGGCACTTGCATTTTTAGTTGACAAGGAAATTGAGATTAAAAATTTTATTCCAACGCCATATTGGGTACTTGAAGCAGTTTTAGATAATAATTTAAAAGCACTACACGAGTTAGAAAAATTTACTGACGAAAAACGTGCAAAAGAAGCTTATGAAAAAGTAAAAAATGAAAAAGAAGCACTTGTTACAGAAATTAAGAAAACTCTAAAAAGTATCCCTCCAAACGTTCCTTTTGATTTAGGAGCATTACAACGGGAAGCGCATAATGTATTTCGATTTTCACCTAAAAAAACACAAGAAGTTGCTCAGAAACTTTATGAAAAAGGATATTGTTCTTATCCAAGGACTAGTTCTCAAAAGCTTCCAGATGATAAGGCTTATATGGACGAAGTTTTGAAAAATCTCTCTAAAAACAAAGAATACAGTAAATACATTGAATTAATTTTAAGTGAAGGTAGAAAACCAGTAGATGGTAAAAAAGACGATCCTGCACACCCTGCAATTCACGCAGTAGATGTTCCAAAAGAAAATTTACCGGATGATGAATTAAAACTTTATGAACTTATTGCAAGGCGTACTATTGCACTTTATTTGGATGATGCAAAACGGGAATACTCAAAAATAAGTCTTGAAATTAACGGGGAACCATTTAAATTAAACGGTTCAAGAACTATCGAGGAAGGATGGCATGAACTATACTACTTTACAAAATTCGATGAAATAGAACTTCCAACATTAAAGAAAAAAGATTTGCTAAGAATAAATGAAATAGCTTTTGAAGAAAAGGAAACTAAGCCACCTAAACGGTACACGATGGCTTCAATTATTAAGGAACTTGAAAAAAGAACACTTGGAACAAAGGCTACTAGGGCTGACATTTTAGAAAAATTAACAAAAAGAGGATACGTAATTGATGATGGTTCTTTAACTGTAACTGAACTTGGAATAGGAGTTACTGAAACTTTAAGGAAATTCTGTCCAGAAATTGTTGAAGAAACTCTTACAAGGGATTTAGAAAATAAATTAGAATTGATACAAGATAAAAAAATTAAAAAAGAAACAGTAATTAAAGAAACTAAAGACAAATTAACAAAAATATTGGGCGAATTTAAGTTAAAAGAAAAAGAAGTAGGAAATGAATTAGTTGAAAAGCTCGATTCTACAAACCGGTCAATGCAAGTTATTGGAAAATGTAAATGTGGCGGAGACATGATAATTATTCGCACAAAAGGTAAAAAAAGGTTTGTTGGATGCAGTAATTATCCAGAATGTGAAATAACATTCCCTATTCCACAAAAAGGAAGAATTAAGGTAATAAATGAAGTTTGTAAAACTTGTGAAAACCCTATTATCGGTCTTGATTCAATAAAAATATGTGTAAATCCAGACTGTAAAACAAGAATTTCCGAAGAAGATAGAAAAGAAATGGAAAAAGCAGCCCTTGAAGAAAAAAGTTGTCCAAAATGTGGCGGAAAATTATCAATAAAAAAAGGGCCTTATGGTGTATTTAGGGGATGTGAAAACTATCCAAAATGTAAATATACTGAAAAATTAAACGGAGAATCGAATGAAAAAGAAGTTATTGGAAAATGCCCAAAATGTGGAAATGACCTTTTGAAACGGAAAGGTAGGTTTGGGGATTTTATCGGATGTAGTAACTATCCAAAATGTAGATACACTGAAAAAATAGAAAAGAAAAAAGAAGGGGATTTAGAGGATAAAATAGAAGTAACGAAGGAAAAAGTAAAGGCTAAAGAAACTTTAAAATCTGAAAAAAACCTAGATAAAACCTTAGATAATCCAAAACCTAAACGTACAAAAACTGCATCAAAAAAGAAAAAAGAAGAGCTTAAAAATTAA
- a CDS encoding DUF3784 domain-containing protein, whose protein sequence is MEFIFEIIFFINALILAALGFAIRIKKASFLISGYNTSSKEEKAKYDEVKLCNFVGNLLFVLSGILFSIGIFKLINIAYFRHILDFGMILFVIVIMASLIYLNTGKRFKKLK, encoded by the coding sequence ATGGAATTTATATTTGAAATAATATTTTTTATAAATGCGTTAATTTTAGCAGCTTTAGGCTTTGCAATACGAATTAAAAAAGCCAGTTTCTTAATTTCAGGATATAATACCTCATCAAAAGAAGAAAAGGCAAAGTACGATGAAGTTAAACTATGTAATTTTGTTGGAAATTTGTTATTTGTACTTTCAGGAATTTTATTTTCTATTGGAATATTTAAATTAATAAATATAGCTTATTTTAGGCATATTTTAGATTTTGGGATGATATTATTTGTTATAGTTATAATGGCCTCACTTATATACCTGAATACTGGAAAACGGTTTAAAAAATTGAAATAA
- a CDS encoding 6-pyruvoyl trahydropterin synthase family protein: protein MTDNKYTSIVRLDFQYAHRFMNWPREAKHLHGHSGLLEIELEDVVDPVTGFAHPCKEGVKKAWEVCDHFHHATIFQEGDPLLDAVIEVYKNHGINNDPENCVPLKKIDHPLAYSYPEYRIVVTKKVSTCENLCELFYELLKDKMPIKKITFRSSSMNAASKEFK, encoded by the coding sequence ATGACAGACAACAAATATACGTCAATAGTAAGACTGGATTTTCAGTACGCACATAGGTTTATGAACTGGCCTAGGGAAGCAAAACATCTACATGGACATTCTGGTCTTTTAGAAATTGAACTTGAAGATGTAGTAGATCCAGTAACTGGGTTTGCACATCCTTGTAAAGAAGGAGTTAAAAAAGCATGGGAAGTTTGTGATCATTTCCACCATGCAACAATATTTCAAGAAGGCGACCCACTTCTTGATGCAGTTATTGAAGTATATAAAAATCACGGCATTAATAATGACCCGGAAAACTGCGTTCCTCTTAAAAAGATTGACCACCCACTTGCTTATTCATACCCAGAATACAGAATAGTTGTTACAAAAAAAGTGTCAACTTGTGAAAATCTTTGTGAACTTTTTTATGAACTTCTTAAAGACAAAATGCCTATTAAAAAAATTACTTTCCGCTCATCTTCAATGAACGCCGCATCAAAAGAATTTAAGTAA
- a CDS encoding NADP-dependent glyceraldehyde-3-phosphate dehydrogenase, translated as MKTRELSPMKGDIPKDYLVSFPINQNKYLINGELCKWQGDFQNVYSPIYVRTENNSSNLIGSYPLMDKETALYALESAVNAYNNGQGEWPRMPIEQRIDCLKNFVSLMKEQKNLVVNLLMWEIGKTLKESEKEFDRTIEYINDTIEALKDLDRDASRITIKQGIIAQIKRAPLGVVLCMGPFNYPLNETFTTLIPALIMGNTVVFKPAKLGVLLLSPLLNAFKSAFPKGVVNIVYGRGRNVIEPIMTSGKINVLAFIGSCNVANTLKKQHPYPHLLKSVLGLEAKNPAIILSDAEIEHTIKECITGTLSFNGQRCTALKILFIHEKIYDIFLEKFTSAVDNLNLGLPWDKNVDLTPLPEKDKPMLLQEILEDAIKKGAIICNKNGGIVNETSFFPVVLSNVNETMRIYHEEQFGPIIPIVKFNDIQEPLKYVINSNFGQQASIFGNDAIQISKLIDALVNQVCRVNINSQCQRGPDIFPFTGRKDSAEGTLSVSDALRVFSIRTMVAVKETESNKKIIKRIFDSKSSNFLRTDYIF; from the coding sequence ATGAAAACAAGAGAACTATCTCCAATGAAGGGCGATATTCCAAAAGATTACTTAGTTTCATTTCCAATTAACCAAAACAAATATCTTATAAATGGGGAACTTTGTAAATGGCAGGGCGATTTTCAAAATGTATATTCTCCAATTTATGTGCGTACAGAAAACAATTCATCAAACTTAATTGGATCCTACCCTTTAATGGATAAGGAAACTGCATTATATGCCCTTGAAAGTGCTGTAAACGCATATAATAACGGTCAAGGCGAATGGCCACGAATGCCTATTGAGCAGAGAATAGATTGTTTAAAAAACTTTGTTTCATTAATGAAAGAACAGAAAAATCTTGTAGTTAATCTTTTAATGTGGGAAATCGGGAAAACATTAAAAGAGTCTGAAAAAGAATTTGATAGGACAATAGAATATATAAATGACACAATTGAAGCTTTAAAAGACTTAGATAGGGATGCATCAAGAATTACAATTAAGCAAGGGATTATTGCACAAATCAAAAGAGCGCCACTAGGTGTTGTTTTATGTATGGGGCCTTTTAACTATCCGCTAAATGAAACTTTTACAACGTTGATTCCAGCACTAATAATGGGTAATACCGTCGTGTTTAAGCCGGCTAAATTAGGAGTTTTATTGCTTTCCCCACTTTTAAATGCATTTAAAAGTGCTTTTCCAAAAGGCGTTGTAAACATTGTTTATGGTAGGGGGCGAAATGTGATCGAGCCAATAATGACATCGGGCAAAATAAATGTTTTAGCGTTTATTGGTTCATGTAATGTTGCAAATACCTTAAAAAAACAGCACCCGTATCCCCATCTATTAAAATCAGTATTGGGGTTAGAAGCAAAGAATCCTGCAATAATATTAAGTGACGCTGAAATAGAACATACTATTAAAGAGTGTATAACCGGAACACTTTCTTTTAACGGCCAAAGATGTACTGCTTTAAAAATTCTATTTATTCATGAAAAGATATATGATATCTTTCTTGAAAAATTTACAAGTGCTGTCGATAATTTAAATTTAGGCCTACCTTGGGATAAAAATGTTGATTTAACCCCATTACCTGAAAAGGATAAGCCAATGCTACTTCAAGAGATTTTAGAAGATGCTATTAAAAAAGGAGCGATTATTTGCAATAAAAACGGCGGAATAGTTAATGAAACTTCATTTTTCCCCGTTGTGCTATCTAATGTAAATGAAACTATGCGAATATATCATGAAGAACAGTTTGGCCCGATTATCCCAATTGTCAAATTTAATGATATCCAAGAACCATTAAAATACGTCATCAATTCAAATTTTGGCCAACAAGCAAGTATTTTTGGAAACGATGCTATTCAGATTTCTAAATTAATAGATGCCCTTGTAAATCAGGTATGTAGGGTAAATATAAACTCCCAATGTCAAAGGGGGCCAGATATTTTCCCATTTACGGGTAGAAAGGACTCTGCCGAAGGAACTTTGTCGGTTTCTGATGCATTAAGAGTTTTTTCAATTCGTACCATGGTTGCAGTTAAAGAAACGGAGAGTAATAAAAAAATAATAAAGAGAATATTTGATTCAAAGTCTTCAAATTTTTTAAGAACGGATTATATTTTTTAA